In Streptococcus dysgalactiae subsp. dysgalactiae, the following are encoded in one genomic region:
- a CDS encoding C69 family dipeptidase: protein MACTTILVGKRVSYDGSTMIARTEDSQNGDFTPKKMVVVKAEDQPRHYRSVQSSFEMELPDNPMTYTSVPDALGKDGIWAEAGVNEANVAMSATETITTNSRVLGADPLVASGIGEEDMVTLVLPYIRSAREGVLRLGAILEEYGTYESNGVAFSDEHDIWWLETIGGHHWIARRVPDDAYVTNPNQFGIDHFEFNNPEDYLCSADLKDFIDTYHLDLTYSHEHFNPRYAFGSQRDKDRHYNTPRAWIMQKFLNPEIVQDPRSFALPWCQKPYRKITVEDVKYVLSSHYQDTVYDPYGSEGTPVSKKAFRPIGINRTSQTAILQIRPHKPKEIAAIQWMAYGSMPFNTMVPFFTQVKTIPDYFANTHENVSTDNFYWTSRLIAALADPHHNHHETDLENYLEATMAKGHARLHAVEAKLLAGETVDLEEENQKMSDEIQVDTQALLNKILFDASNLMTNRFSLSD, encoded by the coding sequence ATGGCCTGCACCACTATTCTTGTTGGAAAAAGAGTGTCTTATGACGGCTCAACTATGATTGCCCGGACCGAAGATTCCCAAAATGGAGATTTCACTCCTAAAAAAATGGTCGTGGTTAAAGCAGAAGATCAGCCTAGACATTACCGTTCGGTGCAATCTTCCTTTGAAATGGAGTTACCTGACAATCCCATGACTTACACGTCTGTTCCTGATGCGCTTGGTAAAGATGGTATCTGGGCAGAAGCTGGTGTGAACGAGGCTAATGTGGCCATGTCAGCAACTGAAACCATCACTACCAATTCTCGTGTTTTAGGAGCAGACCCTCTAGTAGCTTCTGGTATTGGTGAGGAGGACATGGTAACCTTAGTGCTTCCTTATATCCGTTCTGCGCGTGAAGGGGTTTTGCGTCTTGGTGCCATTTTAGAAGAATATGGAACTTACGAGTCAAATGGTGTGGCTTTTTCCGATGAACATGACATTTGGTGGCTGGAAACGATTGGTGGTCATCACTGGATTGCAAGACGGGTGCCAGATGATGCTTATGTCACCAATCCCAATCAATTTGGCATTGATCATTTTGAATTTAACAATCCTGAAGATTACCTTTGCTCAGCTGATTTAAAGGACTTTATTGACACGTATCACTTAGATTTAACCTATAGTCATGAGCATTTTAATCCCCGATATGCCTTTGGTAGCCAACGTGACAAAGACCGTCACTATAATACGCCACGTGCTTGGATCATGCAAAAATTCTTAAATCCAGAAATTGTTCAAGATCCACGTAGTTTTGCACTTCCTTGGTGCCAAAAACCTTACCGTAAAATCACTGTAGAAGATGTTAAATACGTTTTGAGTAGTCACTATCAGGATACGGTTTATGATCCTTATGGTTCAGAAGGGACTCCGGTTAGCAAGAAAGCTTTCCGTCCTATTGGCATTAATCGTACAAGCCAAACAGCTATTTTGCAAATTCGTCCTCATAAACCTAAAGAAATTGCCGCTATCCAGTGGATGGCTTATGGGTCAATGCCATTTAATACCATGGTACCTTTTTTCACACAGGTGAAGACTATTCCAGATTATTTTGCTAACACTCACGAAAATGTGTCTACCGATAATTTTTATTGGACCAGCCGCTTGATTGCGGCTTTGGCAGATCCTCACCATAATCATCATGAAACAGATTTGGAAAATTATTTAGAAGCAACGATGGCAAAAGGTCATGCTCGATTACACGCAGTTGAGGCAAAGCTATTAGCAGGTGAAACAGTTGATTTAGAAGAAGAAAACCAAAAAATGAGCGATGAGATTCAAGTAGATACTCAAGCTTTGCTGAATAAGATTCTCTTTGATGCTAGTAATTTAATGACCAATCGTTTCAGTCTTAGTGACTAA